In [Phormidium] sp. ETS-05, the genomic window GACTGCCGGACCAGTGACAATTGACAATTGACAATCTAAATTAGACTTATGAAGTGGTGGCAAAGACTGAAAAAAAATCCCCTAGCTAAGTTTGGGGCAGTGATATTGCTGATTTTCTATTTAACAGCAATTGTCGCAGATTTTGTAGCGCCTTACGACCCATTGTATCAACAGCCCGATGGTGGTTTGCTGCCGCCAACCAACATCTACTGGCGTAATGACAGCGGCCAGTTTATCGGCCCCCACGTTTACCCCACTAGCGTCACCGGTAGATTTAGAAACCGGGGAGCGCCTCATCAAAGAAGATAAAACGAATCCCTCACCTCTGGGGCTATTTGTCAAGGGAGATGAATATAAGATTTGGGGTTTAGTGCCTTCAAATATTCACTTGTTTGGCACCTTATCTGGCAACGGCAAAATCCATATTTTAGGCACCGACGACCAAGCTAGAGACCAATTCAGCCGGTTATTATACGGCAGTCGCATCAGCTTGTTTATCGGTTTAGTGGGAATTGCCATTTCCTTTCCACTGGGGATGATAGTTGGTGGCATATCCGGCTATTTTGGAGGGATAGTCGATACAATTGTGATGCGATTTGTAGAAGTTTTGATGACGATTCCTAGCATCTACCTGCTAGTGGCATTGGCGGCAGTTTTACCACCAGGGTTAAGCAGCACTGAAAGGTTTTTCTTGATTGTTTTAATTACATCTTTTGTGGGTTGGTCAGGGTTGGCGCGGGTAATTCGCGGTCAGGTGCTGTCAATTAAAGAGCAAGAATTTGTCCAGGCGGCGCGGAGTATGGGAGCGCAACCTTTTTACATCATCCTGCGCCATATTTTGCCCCAAACTGCTAGTTACATTATTATTTCTGCTACTTTATCTGTGCCCGGTTTTATTGTCTCAGAATCGGTGCTGAGCTTAATTGGGTTGGGAATTCAACAACCAGACCCATCTTGGGGAAATATGCTTTCCCTAGCTACAAATGCTTCGATTTTGGTTTTGCAACCCTGGCTAGTTTGGCCTCCTGCTCTGCTAATTGTGATGACAGTTTTATCATTTAATTTGCTGGGGGATGGATTGCGAGATGCGTTGGATCCGAGAAGTTTACAGCAGTAAATGCTTTGGAAGCTGAAAGGAGAAATGGAGGGTTGGGGGTAAAAATGAAGGGAGGGGGGGAAGGTTTTGGGGGGAGGGGGTCCAGCAAAACCGCTAATGCGAAAGCGGTTTTGAACTGCACCGATTTGGGGGAGAGGATTTATTTGTTTTGAGAGTTGGGGTGAGGTTCGTAGCTGGGGGCGATCGCCTCGAGCATCTTGCTCAAACCGGATAGCACATCTCCTTGAGAACTCTTACCCAAAACTTGCCGCTCGGGGAAAAATTCCGGTCTATCGAGACTGCGGGCGATCGCTTCATCTACTTTTTGGGCAATTAAGTCCTGGAGTTCTTCTTTAGCACGGGAACGCTGAAAATTAGCCCCCTCCTCCGTGGTGGCGTATAGGGGAGGAAGGCGGTTGAGAGCGTAAGCGGCGATATCACCTACGTCAAGAGTGCGATCGCTCGTAGCTTCAATTTCTGCCACCCGAGCGATCGCCTCCGAGAGTACCAACTCTTCCATCACATTAATAAACTGCTTGCGGGGAAGTACCACCACTTCCCCAGTAAGCAAAGCTCCCATCAGACGATCGAGAGACATATACTCCTCGATCGACAATTCCGAGGCAGTATTGCAAATCCTGCCCACCTCGGCTTCCATCGCTGGCGTCAGGTATCCATCCTGCAGCGCCTGTTCCACAATTCTTTCAATACTCATAATCCCTCTGTCTGCTGCTTGCTCCACGCCACTTTTTTGCTTTAACCTCTTTACGGTACTTCACCAGGAATGAGGACTTTCATTTGGATTGTATCTACACCCCGTAGGGACAAGAGATGTTATGTCCCCACCTAGGCGATAAAGGATTCCCTGGTCGATCGCAGATGAAAACTGTCCCCAATCGGCCCCACCATCAATCCTACAACAGAATTCACAAGGGCTAGCCCCATCTGAGGGGGGAATGGGAATGGTGTTACCCCCAGATTGTCTGCCCCCTCCGGGCTCGCCCGGAGGAGGGAAAGCGCAGGCGTTAGGGAATCGCCTCATATCGCCAAGGCACAGGATCTACAGACGCTCCGTGAACATACAAGCCCCAGTGTAGGTGGGGACCAGTGGATATCCCAGTGGAACCCACCGCACCAATGACTTGACCCGGTTGCACCATATCACCTTCTCTAACATCAATACGGCTCAAGTGCATATAAATAGTAGTGACACCTTGTCCGTGGTCAATCCCGATCGTATTGCCGTGGAGTTCAAATCCATCGGACACATATCCCACCAAAGCCACACGACCGGCGGCGGGGGCAACCACCGGCGAACCGGTGGGAGAAGCGTAATCTACGCCCCGATGATAATAGTTCTCGGCAAATACGCCATTATAGTAGCGCCGGACTCCGTAAACGCTCGACACCGGACCAGCGTTGGGCTTCAAAAAAGGCCCATTCCAGAATTTTTGTGGCGTCACCAGACGCTTAAACGCCGTTACCCGGTCCCACTCATAGTCCGTCACCTTCAAA contains:
- a CDS encoding late competence development ComFB family protein yields the protein MSIERIVEQALQDGYLTPAMEAEVGRICNTASELSIEEYMSLDRLMGALLTGEVVVLPRKQFINVMEELVLSEAIARVAEIEATSDRTLDVGDIAAYALNRLPPLYATTEEGANFQRSRAKEELQDLIAQKVDEAIARSLDRPEFFPERQVLGKSSQGDVLSGLSKMLEAIAPSYEPHPNSQNK
- a CDS encoding M23 family metallopeptidase — encoded protein: MSFSLWAALAAPVLAMMVRLNPEKPQLGDTISVTVELEQAGPAPTVTVEGETYPAFAIGQNKFRAFVPTTPLDKPGRRVVQVVGSGGERNLALWVNDRDFPVQNLWFSPGVSDLKVTDYEWDRVTAFKRLVTPQKFWNGPFLKPNAGPVSSVYGVRRYYNGVFAENYYHRGVDYASPTGSPVVAPAAGRVALVGYVSDGFELHGNTIGIDHGQGVTTIYMHLSRIDVREGDMVQPGQVIGAVGSTGISTGPHLHWGLYVHGASVDPVPWRYEAIP